The following are encoded together in the Fibrobacter sp. genome:
- a CDS encoding ABC transporter permease subunit: MKIRLTQETLNRLKRFRKNKRAFWSLLVLVVAYLLSLSSPWTVNDEPLVLRYEGKTYFPAFVRYSDADFGGEYQTEADYAKIFEAVRECEEDAAEGFTRAGGCPEMWAIMPPIAHDPLKADLSEDGTPPFAPSARHWLGTDSNGRDVLARLIHGFRICISFSLLLTLLGTFLGIVIGGIQGYLGKFWDIGMQRMIEIWSSLPMLYVVILIGSIYGRSFWLLILIMAAFNWISLSYYMRAEFLKLRGMTYVQSAKVLGMGHRHIFFKEILPNALTPVVTLFPFTLIGGIGSLTSLDFLGFGLQPPTPSWGELMSQGLNNLYAPWISVSTVAALFVTLLLTTFVGEGVRDAMDPKSGDRYV; encoded by the coding sequence ATGAAGATACGCCTCACACAAGAAACCTTGAACCGGCTGAAGCGCTTCCGCAAGAACAAGCGGGCGTTCTGGTCGCTGTTGGTGCTCGTGGTGGCGTACCTGCTTTCGCTCTCCAGTCCGTGGACGGTAAACGACGAGCCGCTCGTGCTGCGTTACGAGGGCAAGACGTATTTCCCGGCGTTCGTGCGGTACAGCGATGCGGACTTTGGCGGAGAATACCAGACCGAAGCCGACTACGCAAAGATTTTCGAGGCTGTGCGCGAATGCGAGGAAGATGCCGCCGAGGGATTTACCCGCGCGGGCGGTTGCCCCGAGATGTGGGCGATTATGCCCCCGATTGCGCATGACCCCTTGAAGGCAGACCTGAGCGAAGACGGAACGCCCCCGTTTGCCCCGAGCGCAAGGCATTGGCTCGGAACCGACAGCAACGGACGCGACGTTCTGGCGCGCCTGATTCACGGGTTCCGCATCTGCATCAGCTTTAGTTTGCTATTGACCTTGCTCGGCACGTTCCTCGGCATTGTCATCGGCGGTATCCAGGGCTACCTCGGCAAATTCTGGGATATCGGCATGCAGCGCATGATAGAAATCTGGTCGTCGCTCCCGATGCTCTACGTGGTGATTTTGATTGGAAGCATTTACGGGCGCAGTTTCTGGCTGTTGATATTGATTATGGCGGCGTTCAACTGGATTTCGCTGAGCTACTACATGCGTGCGGAGTTTTTGAAGCTGCGCGGCATGACTTACGTGCAGTCGGCGAAAGTGCTCGGCATGGGACACCGCCACATATTCTTCAAAGAGATTTTGCCGAATGCGCTGACCCCGGTGGTGACGCTGTTCCCGTTCACGTTGATTGGCGGTATCGGGAGCCTCACGTCGCTGGACTTCTTGGGATTCGGCCTGCAGCCGCCTACACCCAGCTGGGGCGAGCTTATGAGCCAAGGCCTCAACAACCTTTACGCGCCGTGGATCTCTGTAAGCACGGTCGCCGCACTCTTTGTGACGCTACTCCTCACGACGTTCGTAGGCGAGGGCGTGCGTGATGCTATGGATCCGAAGTCGGGGGACAGGTATGTCTAA
- a CDS encoding ABC transporter ATP-binding protein: protein MSNTSPVLQVRDLSVAFGFDKNGNPRDGVKPVQVTDRVSFEINAGEFFALVGESGCGKSVTAMGILRLLPQPSARIVDGAVLFAAGNSGADKDSADVSDSGINRAPVDLAKLPLAELQKVRGSEIACIFQEPMQALNPVVTIKKQLLEVFKFCAKSSALSSEKKGAVSTGKASNGAVLNGAKSGGKDCADPLATIREMLLQAGFNDPDRVLDAYPHELSGGMLQRVCIVMALLPKPKLIIADEPTTALDVTVQAQVLAVLKDMAERTGTAVLLITHNMGIVSQYADRVAVMYAGRIVECGPVRDVIDNPLHPYTQGLLAAIPENHSDMRTMKSIPGSVPHPRDFVAGCRFADRCSACAEGSAELQAKCRSCEVPPKVGESHFACCFAANDAV from the coding sequence ATGTCTAATACTTCGCCGGTTTTGCAAGTGCGCGACCTCTCGGTGGCATTCGGGTTCGACAAGAACGGCAACCCGCGTGACGGCGTCAAGCCGGTGCAGGTCACGGACCGCGTCTCGTTCGAAATCAATGCGGGCGAGTTCTTCGCTTTGGTGGGGGAGTCGGGCTGTGGAAAAAGCGTTACAGCGATGGGAATCCTGCGACTGTTGCCTCAGCCGAGCGCAAGGATTGTAGATGGGGCGGTGCTGTTTGCCGCGGGCAATTCAGGTGCTGATAAGGACAGCGCTGATGTTTCTGATTCTGGTATAAACCGCGCGCCGGTTGATTTGGCGAAGCTCCCGCTGGCCGAACTGCAGAAAGTGCGCGGGTCCGAAATCGCATGCATATTCCAGGAGCCGATGCAGGCCCTGAATCCGGTCGTGACCATCAAGAAGCAGTTGCTGGAAGTGTTCAAGTTCTGTGCGAAATCTAGCGCACTCTCTTCCGAAAAAAAGGGCGCTGTTTCTACCGGCAAGGCTTCAAACGGCGCAGTTTTAAACGGCGCGAAGTCTGGTGGTAAGGACTGCGCCGACCCGCTGGCGACAATCCGCGAGATGCTTTTGCAGGCGGGCTTCAACGATCCGGACCGCGTTCTGGACGCCTACCCGCACGAACTTTCGGGCGGCATGCTCCAGCGCGTTTGCATCGTGATGGCGCTCCTCCCGAAGCCCAAGCTCATCATCGCCGACGAACCGACAACGGCTCTTGATGTGACGGTGCAGGCGCAGGTTCTCGCCGTTCTCAAAGATATGGCTGAACGCACCGGCACGGCGGTACTCCTGATTACGCACAATATGGGAATCGTCTCGCAGTATGCCGACCGGGTGGCGGTGATGTATGCGGGTCGCATTGTGGAATGCGGGCCCGTGCGCGACGTGATCGACAACCCGCTGCACCCTTACACGCAGGGGCTCCTGGCCGCCATTCCCGAAAACCACAGCGACATGCGCACCATGAAATCCATTCCAGGTTCCGTGCCGCACCCGCGCGACTTCGTGGCTGGCTGCCGCTTTGCAGACCGCTGTTCCGCATGTGCAGAGGGCAGCGCAGAATTGCAGGCCAAATGCCGCTCGTGTGAAGTCCCGCCGAAAGTCGGCGAGTCTCATTTCGCCTGCTGTTTTGCGGCAAACGACGCCGTTTAA
- a CDS encoding GIY-YIG nuclease family protein, whose product MKENNTYYTYILSNTSNSVLYIGVTNNLVRRFLEHKIKINETSFTARYSVHKLVHFECFSSIKDAIAREKQLKTWHRPWKENLIRKNNPTWDDLSSSILA is encoded by the coding sequence ATGAAAGAAAACAATACATACTACACATACATATTGTCCAATACAAGCAATAGTGTCCTATATATTGGTGTAACCAACAACCTGGTTAGAAGATTTCTTGAGCATAAAATAAAAATCAACGAGACATCTTTTACCGCTCGATATTCCGTACATAAGCTTGTTCATTTTGAATGTTTTTCTTCTATCAAAGATGCTATTGCTAGGGAAAAACAACTCAAAACATGGCACCGGCCATGGAAAGAGAATCTCATCAGAAAAAACAACCCTACTTGGGACGATTTATCCTCCTCTATTTTAGCATGA
- a CDS encoding diphosphate--fructose-6-phosphate 1-phosphotransferase gives MADNLSVLGKARKAYQPKLPAALRDGALKVALVKGKPTESVRDQAKIKALFPNTYGAPYISMKKATKAAAGKALNVGVVLSGGQAPGGHNVIAGIFDGIKSISPKSKLLGFLGGPSGLENGKFIVINEKIMDSYRNTGGFDIIQSGRTKLETEEQFKKCMAVAKAQKLDAIVIIGGDDSNTNAAVLGEYFQANGASCVVCGCPKTIDGDLKNEYIETSFGFDTAVKTYSELIGNIMRDANSAQKYWHFIKLMGRSASHIALEAALQTHPNICLISEEVKAKKMKLKQVIKYVADIVAARAADGKNFGVALIPEGLLEFIPDVGVLISELSEALAHHEKEVEGLDTAAKVEKLCNWISKASAEVLKSLPSTTQGQLMLDRDSHGNVQVSLIETEKLIIEMVKKELKSRKTFKGKFSALNHFFGYEGRCAAPSNFDADYCYSLGFTASVLAFNKMNGYMSSVRDLTKGIEKWTAGGIPITMMMNIERRHGADKPVIQKALVELDGAPFKFFAKNREVWAKTESYTYPGPIQYWGPSEVCDVTNFTIKLERGALKVK, from the coding sequence ATGGCTGACAATCTGTCCGTCCTCGGCAAGGCTCGCAAGGCCTACCAGCCGAAACTCCCCGCCGCTCTCCGCGACGGCGCTCTCAAAGTCGCTCTCGTCAAGGGCAAGCCCACCGAATCCGTCCGCGACCAGGCCAAGATCAAGGCTCTGTTCCCGAACACCTACGGTGCTCCGTACATCTCCATGAAGAAGGCTACCAAGGCTGCTGCCGGTAAGGCCCTCAACGTGGGCGTGGTGCTCTCCGGTGGCCAGGCTCCTGGTGGACACAACGTGATCGCGGGTATCTTCGACGGTATCAAGAGCATCAGCCCGAAGAGCAAGCTCCTCGGCTTCCTCGGTGGCCCGTCTGGCCTCGAGAACGGTAAGTTCATCGTGATCAACGAAAAGATCATGGACTCCTACCGCAACACTGGTGGATTCGACATCATCCAGTCCGGCCGTACCAAGCTCGAAACTGAAGAACAGTTCAAGAAGTGCATGGCTGTCGCCAAGGCTCAGAAGCTCGACGCTATCGTGATCATCGGTGGTGACGACTCCAACACGAACGCTGCTGTTCTCGGTGAATACTTCCAGGCCAACGGCGCTAGCTGCGTGGTTTGCGGCTGCCCGAAGACCATCGACGGCGACCTCAAGAACGAATACATCGAAACCTCCTTCGGTTTCGACACCGCCGTGAAGACCTACTCCGAACTCATCGGCAACATCATGCGCGACGCCAACTCCGCTCAGAAGTACTGGCACTTCATCAAGCTCATGGGCCGCAGCGCTTCTCACATCGCTCTCGAAGCCGCTCTCCAGACCCATCCGAACATCTGCTTGATCTCTGAAGAAGTCAAGGCCAAGAAGATGAAGCTCAAGCAGGTCATCAAGTACGTGGCTGACATCGTCGCTGCCCGTGCTGCTGACGGCAAGAACTTCGGTGTGGCCCTCATTCCGGAAGGCCTCCTCGAATTCATCCCTGATGTTGGTGTGCTCATTTCCGAACTCTCCGAAGCCCTCGCTCACCACGAAAAGGAAGTCGAAGGCCTCGACACCGCCGCCAAGGTTGAAAAGCTTTGCAACTGGATCTCCAAGGCTTCTGCTGAAGTCCTCAAGAGCCTCCCCTCCACCACTCAGGGCCAGCTGATGCTCGACCGCGATAGCCACGGCAACGTGCAGGTTTCTCTCATCGAAACCGAAAAGCTCATCATCGAGATGGTCAAGAAGGAACTCAAGAGCCGCAAGACCTTCAAGGGCAAGTTCTCCGCCCTCAACCACTTCTTCGGTTACGAAGGCCGTTGCGCCGCTCCGTCGAACTTCGACGCCGACTACTGCTACAGCCTCGGTTTCACCGCCTCCGTGCTCGCCTTCAACAAGATGAACGGCTACATGAGCTCTGTGCGTGACCTCACGAAGGGCATCGAAAAGTGGACCGCCGGTGGCATTCCTATCACCATGATGATGAACATCGAACGTCGTCACGGTGCCGACAAGCCGGTTATCCAGAAGGCTCTCGTGGAACTCGACGGCGCTCCGTTCAAGTTCTTCGCCAAGAACCGCGAAGTCTGGGCCAAGACTGAATCCTACACCTACCCGGGTCCGATCCAGTACTGGGGTCCGAGCGAAGTCTGCGACGTCACGAACTTCACGATTAAGCTCGAACGCGGCGCTCTGAAAGTCAAGTAA